One window of the Pseudomonas sihuiensis genome contains the following:
- the gshB gene encoding glutathione synthase yields MSLRLGIVMDPIASISFKKDSSLAMLLAAQARGWSLFYMEQQDLYQVRGQARARLRSLEVFNDPQRWFTLGTEQDTPLAELDVILMRKDPPFDNEFVYSTYLLEQAENDGVLVVNRPQSLRDCNEKFFATQFPRYTPPALVTRRPDIVRQFADEHRDIILKPLDGMGGSQIFRHREGDPNLSVILETLTLHGRQQIMVQAYLPAIKDGDKRILMIDGEPVPYCLARIPAAGETRGNLAAGGRGEARPLTERDREIAVAVGPTLREKGLIFVGLDVIGDHLTEINVTSPTCIREIDAAFDTRIGERLMDCIANKRGLKA; encoded by the coding sequence ATGAGCCTTCGTCTCGGGATCGTCATGGATCCGATTGCCAGCATTTCCTTCAAGAAGGACAGCTCGCTGGCCATGTTGCTGGCCGCTCAAGCACGCGGCTGGTCGCTGTTCTACATGGAGCAGCAGGATCTCTATCAGGTTCGCGGCCAGGCCCGTGCCCGCCTGCGTTCTCTGGAAGTGTTCAATGATCCGCAGCGCTGGTTCACCCTTGGTACGGAACAGGACACACCGCTGGCCGAACTGGACGTGATCCTGATGCGCAAGGATCCACCTTTCGATAACGAATTCGTCTACTCCACCTACCTGCTTGAGCAGGCCGAGAACGACGGCGTACTGGTGGTCAATCGGCCGCAGAGTCTGCGCGACTGCAATGAAAAGTTCTTCGCTACCCAGTTCCCTCGGTACACCCCCCCCGCTCTGGTCACTCGGCGCCCCGACATTGTGCGCCAGTTTGCCGATGAGCACCGTGACATCATTCTCAAACCCCTTGATGGCATGGGTGGTTCGCAAATCTTTCGTCACCGCGAAGGCGACCCGAATCTCTCGGTGATTCTGGAAACCCTGACCCTGCATGGTCGCCAGCAGATCATGGTTCAGGCCTACCTGCCGGCAATCAAGGACGGTGACAAGCGCATCCTGATGATAGATGGGGAACCGGTACCCTATTGCCTGGCACGCATTCCGGCTGCCGGGGAGACCCGCGGCAACCTGGCCGCCGGCGGCCGCGGCGAGGCGCGCCCGCTGACCGAGCGCGATCGCGAAATTGCCGTAGCAGTCGGGCCTACCCTGCGCGAAAAGGGCCTGATCTTCGTCGGACTCGATGTGATTGGTGATCATCTGACAGAAATCAATGTCACCAGCCCGACCTGCATCCGCGAGATCGACGCCGCCTTCGATACCCGTATCGGCGAACGCCTGATGGACTGCATTGCCAACAAGCGCGGGCTAAAAGCTTGA
- the pilG gene encoding twitching motility response regulator PilG, with protein sequence MEQHSEGLKVMVIDDSKTIRRTAETLLKKVGCDVITAVDGFDALAKIADTHPSIIFVDIMMPRLDGYQTCALIKNNSAFKSTPVIMLSSKDGLFDKAKGRIVGSDQYLTKPFSKEELLGAIKAHVPDFTPVEQAS encoded by the coding sequence ATGGAACAGCATTCCGAGGGTTTGAAAGTGATGGTGATCGACGATTCGAAAACGATTCGTCGCACCGCTGAAACTCTGCTGAAAAAAGTGGGCTGTGATGTCATCACTGCGGTCGATGGCTTCGATGCCCTGGCCAAGATTGCCGACACTCACCCCAGCATCATCTTTGTCGACATCATGATGCCGCGTCTCGATGGGTATCAGACCTGTGCCCTGATCAAGAACAACAGTGCCTTCAAATCCACCCCGGTGATCATGCTGTCCTCCAAGGACGGCCTGTTCGACAAGGCCAAGGGGCGCATCGTCGGCTCCGATCAATACCTGACCAAGCCCTTCAGCAAGGAAGAGCTGCTCGGTGCGATCAAGGCTCATGTGCCGGACTTCACCCCGGTGGAACAAGCCTCCTGA
- the pilH gene encoding twitching motility response regulator PilH, translating to MARILIVDDSPTEMYKLTAMLEKHGHQVLKAENGADGVALARQEKPDAVLMDIVMPGLNGFQATRQLTKDAETSHIPVIIVTTKDQETDKVWGKRQGAKDYLTKPIDEDTLLKTLNAVLAG from the coding sequence ATGGCTCGAATTCTAATTGTTGATGACTCCCCGACCGAGATGTACAAGCTGACCGCCATGCTGGAAAAACATGGGCACCAGGTACTCAAGGCGGAAAACGGCGCTGACGGCGTGGCTCTGGCTCGCCAGGAAAAGCCCGACGCGGTGCTGATGGACATCGTCATGCCCGGCCTCAACGGCTTTCAGGCGACCCGTCAGCTGACCAAGGACGCCGAGACCAGCCACATCCCGGTGATCATCGTCACCACTAAGGATCAGGAAACCGACAAGGTCTGGGGCAAGCGCCAAGGCGCCAAGGACTACCTGACCAAGCCGATCGACGAAGATACCTTGCTGAAGACCCTCAATGCGGTACTGGCCGGCTGA
- a CDS encoding chemotaxis protein CheW, whose product MSAQTPFQILLEIDQRCRVLAAGLPSQQAAVQSWSGIGFRMGERFFVAPMGEVGEVLHEPRYTLLPGVKGWVKGVANVRGRLLPIMDLCGFFGNELSPLRKQRRVLVVDHQEIFAGLTVDEVFGMQHFPVDAYSEQLPPLEASIAPFIHGVFQREQPWLVFSPYALAADPGFLDVAY is encoded by the coding sequence ATGTCCGCGCAGACTCCTTTCCAGATTCTCCTTGAGATTGACCAGCGCTGCCGGGTCTTGGCGGCTGGCCTGCCGTCGCAGCAGGCGGCGGTGCAGAGCTGGAGCGGCATCGGCTTTCGCATGGGCGAGCGATTCTTCGTCGCGCCGATGGGGGAAGTGGGAGAAGTGCTGCACGAGCCGCGCTACACCCTGCTGCCGGGTGTGAAGGGCTGGGTCAAAGGGGTGGCCAATGTGCGTGGCCGCCTGCTGCCGATCATGGATCTGTGCGGGTTCTTCGGTAATGAACTGTCGCCGCTGCGCAAGCAGCGGCGAGTGCTGGTGGTGGACCACCAGGAAATCTTCGCTGGCCTTACCGTCGACGAAGTCTTCGGTATGCAGCATTTCCCCGTGGATGCCTACTCAGAACAACTGCCGCCTCTCGAGGCGAGCATTGCGCCGTTCATCCACGGTGTCTTCCAGCGAGAACAGCCCTGGTTGGTATTCAGCCCCTACGCGCTGGCTGCCGATCCGGGTTTTCTCGATGTGGCTTATTAA
- a CDS encoding methyl-accepting chemotaxis protein, whose protein sequence is MKKLNTGNLLAGARSSTLIAALFVVLIVSIVLLFANFAYINTQSNYDTEYISHSGELRVLSQRIANNATEAAAGKAEAFGLLRAARNDFQRRWSYLTDGDANTGLPPAPSSVQAQMAAVQQDWDSLRQNTDAIIASEQTVLSLHQVAATLAETIPQLQVEYEEVVDILLESGAPAAQVSVAQRQSLLAERILGSVNKVLAGDEDSVQAADMFGRDASLFGRVLAAMLEGNAAMEISQVTDEEALERLAEISELFEFVSGSVDEILETSPELFQVRESANSIFTVSQTLLDKASELAAGFEDLADGRAINTLFGYVLGGLALGSIILIGLVMVRETNRRLAETAEKNERNQAAILRLLDEIADLADGDLTVAATVTEDFTGAIADSINYSIDQLRDLVATINLTAVQVAGAAQETQATAMHLAEASEHQAQEIAGASAAINEMAVSIDQVSANASESSAVAERSVAIANKGNEVVHNTITGMDNIREQIQDTSKRIKRLGESSQEIGDIVSLINDIADQTNILALNAAIQASMAGDAGRGFAVVADEVQRLAERSSAATKQIEALVKTIQTDTNEAVISMEQTTSEVVRGARLAQDAGVALEEIEKVSKTLAALIQNISNAARQQASSAGHISNTMNVIQEITSQTSSGTTATAKSIGNLAKMASEMRKSVSGFTLPDA, encoded by the coding sequence ATGAAAAAACTAAATACAGGCAATTTGTTGGCGGGGGCACGCAGCAGTACGCTGATCGCAGCGCTGTTCGTCGTGCTTATCGTTTCCATCGTGCTGTTGTTCGCGAACTTCGCCTACATCAACACCCAGTCCAACTACGATACCGAGTACATCAGCCACTCCGGTGAGCTGCGCGTACTGTCCCAGCGGATCGCCAACAACGCCACTGAGGCTGCGGCGGGCAAGGCAGAGGCATTCGGCCTGCTGCGTGCTGCGCGTAACGACTTCCAGCGGCGCTGGAGTTACCTGACCGACGGTGATGCCAATACCGGCCTGCCTCCGGCACCTTCTTCGGTGCAAGCGCAGATGGCTGCGGTGCAGCAGGACTGGGACAGCCTGCGGCAGAACACCGACGCCATTATTGCCAGTGAGCAGACCGTACTGTCGCTGCACCAGGTAGCCGCCACCCTGGCGGAAACCATTCCGCAATTGCAGGTCGAGTACGAGGAAGTGGTCGACATCCTGCTGGAAAGCGGTGCGCCGGCTGCCCAGGTCTCTGTGGCCCAGCGTCAGTCGCTGCTGGCCGAGCGTATTCTCGGCTCGGTGAACAAGGTGCTGGCCGGTGACGAAGATTCGGTACAGGCCGCCGACATGTTCGGTCGTGATGCCAGCCTGTTCGGTCGCGTACTGGCCGCCATGCTCGAAGGCAACGCGGCGATGGAAATCAGCCAGGTGACCGACGAGGAGGCCCTCGAGCGTCTGGCCGAGATTTCCGAGCTGTTCGAATTCGTATCCGGTTCGGTGGACGAGATTCTCGAGACCTCGCCGGAACTGTTCCAGGTTCGTGAGTCGGCCAACTCCATCTTCACCGTGTCGCAGACCTTGCTGGATAAAGCCTCCGAGCTGGCTGCCGGCTTCGAAGACCTGGCTGACGGCCGTGCCATCAACACCCTGTTCGGCTACGTGCTGGGTGGTCTGGCGCTGGGTTCGATCATCCTCATCGGTCTGGTGATGGTGCGTGAGACCAACCGTCGTCTGGCCGAGACCGCCGAGAAGAACGAACGTAACCAGGCGGCGATTCTGCGTCTGCTCGATGAAATCGCCGACCTCGCCGACGGTGACCTGACCGTGGCCGCGACGGTAACCGAAGACTTCACCGGTGCCATCGCCGACTCCATCAACTACTCCATCGACCAGCTGCGCGACCTGGTAGCCACCATCAACCTGACCGCCGTTCAGGTAGCCGGTGCGGCCCAGGAAACCCAGGCCACGGCGATGCACCTGGCGGAAGCGTCCGAGCACCAGGCGCAGGAAATTGCCGGTGCCTCCGCGGCGATCAACGAAATGGCCGTGTCGATTGACCAGGTATCGGCGAACGCCTCGGAATCCTCCGCGGTAGCGGAACGTTCCGTAGCCATCGCCAACAAGGGCAACGAAGTCGTACACAACACCATCACCGGCATGGATAACATCCGTGAGCAGATCCAGGACACCTCGAAGCGAATCAAACGCCTCGGTGAATCGTCCCAGGAGATCGGTGACATCGTTAGCCTGATTAACGACATTGCCGACCAGACCAACATCCTTGCACTGAACGCCGCGATCCAGGCGTCGATGGCCGGTGATGCCGGTCGCGGCTTCGCCGTGGTAGCGGACGAGGTACAACGCCTCGCAGAACGTTCCTCGGCGGCGACCAAGCAGATCGAGGCGCTGGTAAAAACCATTCAGACCGACACCAACGAAGCCGTTATCTCCATGGAGCAGACGACTTCCGAAGTGGTGCGCGGTGCCCGCCTGGCGCAGGACGCCGGGGTGGCCCTGGAAGAGATCGAGAAGGTATCGAAAACCCTCGCGGCCCTCATCCAGAACATTTCCAACGCCGCCCGCCAGCAGGCTTCGTCTGCGGGCCACATTTCCAACACCATGAACGTGATCCAGGAGATCACCTCGCAGACGTCCTCGGGTACCACCGCCACCGCCAAGAGCATTGGTAACCTGGCCAAGATGGCCAGTGAGATGCGCAAGTCGGTATCCGGTTTCACCCTGCCAGACGCCTGA
- a CDS encoding protein-glutamate O-methyltransferase: MQSAGVWALRPVADMSQADFHDWQTLLEARIGVVISEQRRAFLQTNLSARMRELGVTDYASYYQQVTDGPRGAVEWSTLLDRLTVQETRFFRHGPSFEVLAQYLQERLAAGLGKPWEFWSVGCSSGEEPYSLAIMAAEALQGSELPEHFAVTGTDISQGVLSKAREACYSARRLEQVSDELRERYFLAQADGRFKVVPSLAARVCCARLNVLELANAPMSGMDVIFCQNLLIYFRRWRRRDILNRLAESLAPGGLLVVGVGEVAGWQHPQLVPVADERVLAFTRKG, encoded by the coding sequence ATGCAGTCAGCGGGCGTGTGGGCATTGCGCCCGGTGGCCGATATGTCGCAAGCCGATTTTCACGACTGGCAGACGCTGCTCGAGGCGCGTATCGGTGTGGTGATCAGCGAGCAGCGGCGCGCCTTTCTGCAGACCAACCTGAGTGCGCGCATGCGCGAACTGGGCGTCACGGATTACGCCAGCTACTACCAACAGGTCACCGATGGCCCACGCGGCGCAGTGGAATGGTCGACCCTGCTGGATCGTTTGACCGTACAGGAAACTCGTTTCTTCCGGCATGGGCCTTCCTTCGAGGTGCTCGCGCAGTACCTGCAGGAGCGCCTGGCGGCAGGCCTGGGCAAGCCCTGGGAGTTCTGGAGCGTCGGTTGCTCCAGTGGTGAAGAGCCCTATTCGCTGGCGATTATGGCGGCTGAGGCGCTACAGGGCAGCGAGTTGCCCGAGCATTTTGCGGTAACCGGCACCGATATCAGCCAGGGCGTGCTGAGCAAGGCGCGTGAGGCCTGTTACTCGGCGCGGCGCCTGGAGCAAGTGAGTGACGAGCTGCGCGAGCGCTACTTTCTCGCGCAGGCCGATGGGCGTTTCAAGGTAGTACCGAGTCTGGCCGCGCGTGTGTGCTGTGCCCGGCTCAATGTGCTGGAACTGGCCAATGCGCCAATGTCCGGCATGGATGTGATTTTCTGTCAGAACTTGCTGATCTATTTCCGCCGCTGGCGTCGCCGCGACATCCTCAATCGCCTGGCCGAAAGCCTGGCGCCGGGTGGCCTGCTGGTCGTGGGCGTGGGCGAAGTAGCCGGTTGGCAGCACCCGCAACTGGTGCCGGTGGCCGACGAGCGAGTTCTGGCGTTTACCCGCAAGGGATAA